The nucleotide sequence GCCCGCGCCGCAGCGCGTCGGGGGGCCGACGTGCACGCCGGGCGCAACGTCGCGGATCGGTCCCACCTCGTGCGCAGGGCTTTAGGTGCGAAGGCGCGCGGAGGGCGCTCGGATGCCGATCTTGCCCTCCCCGGCAGTTTGTCCATATCGACCCAGGACAAACTATCCTTCAGGAAAACCTGCCAGGCCGACCCTCCGGGCGCGCCTAGAGCGCCGATCCCTTCAACTTCCCCGATCCTTCCGCGTACTTACACGAGGGGGATCGACAGGCGCTTGCCGACGTGATCCACTCTCCGCGGCTCGCCCAGCCCAACGGAGAAGTCACGTCCATGTCGACCGCCGTTCCGCGCTGGAATCCGAGCTCTGTCGCGACCCCGCAGGGAGCAGATGCTCCTGGCCCGGCTGGGCAACCACCGGAAGCTGTTCGCGTTCCTTTATCAGCATCGCCTGGAGTTGTTCGACGACGCTCTCCAGGACGAGCTCGCGGCCATGTACCGCGACACCGGCGAAGGCAGGCTGCCTGTACCTCCAGCCTTGCTGGCGATGGTCTTGTTATTACAGGCGTATCACGGCGTATCCGATCGCGAGGCGGTCGAGTTGACGGTCGTCGATCTGCGCTGGCAGCTCGTGCTGGGCATCTTGGGAGCTGAAACGCAGGCGTTCGGGCAGAGCACCTTGCAGGCGTTCCGCGAGCGGATGATCGCGCATGGTATGGACCTCCGGATGCTCGAGCGCACCATCGAGCTCGCCAAGAAGACCCAGGGGTTCGACTGGAAAAAGTTGCCGAAA is from Polyangium spumosum and encodes:
- a CDS encoding transposase, with amino-acid sequence MLLARLGNHRKLFAFLYQHRLELFDDALQDELAAMYRDTGEGRLPVPPALLAMVLLLQAYHGVSDREAVELTVVDLRWQLVLGILGAETQAFGQSTLQAFRERMIAHGMDLRMLERTIELAKKTQGFDWKKLPK